CATCCTCGTCAACAACGCCGGGGCCACCTGGGGCGCACCCGCCGAGGAGCATCCCTTCGAGGCGTGGCTCAAGGTCATCAACCTGAACGTCAATGGCCTCTTCCTGCTCACCCAGGCGGTGGGCAGGCGGTGCATGATCCCCGCCCGGGCGGGCCGCATCGTGAACGTCGCCTCGGTCGCCGGGCTCAAGGGCAACAGCCCCCGCATGATGGGCACGGTCGCCTACAACACCTCCAAGGGCGCGGTCGTGAACCTCACCCGCGCGCTCGCCTCCGAGTGGGCGAAGTACGGCGTCACCGTCAACTCCATCTGCCCCGGCTACTTCCCCACCAAGATGACGAAGGGAACCATCGCCTACGGGGAGGAAACCATCATCGGCGCCACGCCCCTGGGCCGTCTGGGCGGTCCCGAAGACCTCAAGGGCCTCGCCCTGCTGCTCGCCAGCGACGCCTCGGCGTACATGACCGGGCAGAACATCGCGGTGGACGGCGGCGTGACGGCAATTTAGGAGTGGTCAGCCAAAGCCCGGACACTGACCCCAGGAGGACCCATGCACCTTGAAGACCTCCGCGCCCGTGTGGGCCAGGAAATCGCCCTCTCCGAGTGGGTCACCGTCAGTCAGGAGATGGTGAGTGGGTTCGCCGACGCGACGGGCGACCACCAGTTCATCCACGTGGACCCCGAGCGGGCCGCACAGACCCCCTTCGGCGGCCCCATCGCGCACGGCTTCCTGACGCTCTCGCTGCTGGCGGGGCACCTCATGACGGCGGGCGGCGCTCCCCGGCTGGAGGGGGCGCGGATGGTCGTGAACTACGGCCTGAACCGCGTACGCTTCATCGCCCCCGTCCCGGTCGGCAGCCGCCTGAGAAACCGCGCCGTGCTGCTTAACGTCGAGGACGGCGCCGGGTACGCCCAACTCACCGTGGGCAACACCATCGAGATCGAGGGGGCACCCAAGCCCGCCGCGACCGCTGAAACGGTGATGCGGGTGTACCTATGACGGGCACGGAAGAGCCGGAGCGGCTGATCCTGGACTTCGCCGCCGCTGCCGTGGCCGGGCACGCCGCCGAGTTCTTCGGCCGGGTGGCCCATCCCCTTTACGTGTTCGTCGGCGCCGACGGTCGCCGCGAGGGGAGGCAGCCCCACCTGGAGGGCTGGCGGGCGTTGGAGGAGGTCCGGCGCTACACCTCGGTCACCCCAACGGCTCTGACGATCAGCGAGGTGGGCGGGAGTGCGGTCGCCACCTTCTACGAGCGCGTTCAGGGAGAACATGCGGGCCGACCGTTCGACCGCACGTTCCTCTGGTCGGCACATTTCGTCCGGGATGGGGGCCGCTGGCAACTCCTGGCCGAACACGCCACCCTCGTCCCGCAGGGGGAGAACCCATGACCCGGACCAGGAGTGAAGCCCAGGCCGTCGCCTTCGCCCAGCGTGTGCTCGACTCGCAGCCCTTCAGCGTCCTTGTCGGCGCGCGGGTGGAGGAGATGTCGCCCACGGGCGTGGTCGTGCGGGTGCCCTTCCGCCGCGACCTCACCCAGCACCACGGCTTCGCGCACGGCGGTGTGCAGGCCGCGCTCGCGGACATCGCCCTCACCTTTATGGGGGCGGCGGCGCTGGGGCCGAGCGTGCTCACCTCGGAGTTCAAGATCAACTTTTTGAAGCCGGCGGTGGGTGAGGCGCTCGTCGCCCGGGGAAGCGTCATCAGCGCCGGGAAACGGCAGGCGGTGACCCGTTGTGACCTCTTCGCTGTGCAGGAGGGCGGGGAAAAGCTCGTCGCCACGGCGCTGGGCACCATCGTGACGGCGGACGTGCCTCCGGCGGGAGGGGCTTCATGAGGCTCCGCACCCTCCTCGGCCTGACCCTCGGCGCGGGCGTGGGCTGGCTTCTCCTCGCGCCCACGCGGGTTCGCCCGGTGGCCTGGGAGGGGCCGGGCCTCGTTCCTTCCCGCACGGGGGGGCCTTACGCCGACAACGGGCGGCTGAACGCGGCTGAACTCTTCGCCCCCGTGCCGGGCAAAACGGCACCCGAATCCGTGGCGGTGGACGCCCAGGGCCGCCTCTACTCCGGCTTTGAGGGGGGCGCCATCGTCCGTTTTCAGCCGGATGGCACGGCTCCCGAAGTCTTCGCCGACACGGGCGGCCGTCCCCTCGGCCTGCGCTTTCACCCGGACGGCAGCCTCCTGATCGCCGACGCCCTGCGCGGCCTGCTGCGGGTGGGGCCGGAGGGGGGAGAGGTCCGGGTCCTGACCACCAGCGCCGAGGGCGTGCCCTTCCGCTTCACGGACGACCTCGACGTGGACCGGGCGGGCCGCTTCGTGTATTTCACCGACGCTTCGAGCGAATACGGCTGGCCGCACGAACTCCTCGACCTGCTGGAACACGGGGGGCACGGGCGGGTCTTGCGGCACGACCTGGGGACGGGGGAGACGACCGTGCTGGCGCGGGGCCTGAACTTCCCGAACGGGGTCACGCTCGGCCCGGACGAGGCGTACCTCCTCGTGACCGAGACGGGCACCGCGCGGGTTCACCGCCTGTGGCTGAACAAAGATCGCGTTGATTCGCCAGAATCAACCGAGCGGAGCGAGAAGCGACAGAGGCGGGGCGGTGGAGGTGGACGAACCTCCGGTGCCTTTCCGGAGGTTCGGGAGCCGGAGCCGTCTCGCCGTGAGGGCGAGCGGGCCGGAACGCTGGAGGTCTTCGCGGACAACCTCCCCGGCTACCCGGACAACGTGCGCTACGACGGCGCGGGCACCTTCTGGGTCGCGCTGCCCAGTAGGCGCTCGCCGCTGCTGGACGCGACGGCGCAGCGGCCCTGGTTGCGGCGGGTGGTCGCCCGGATCGCCGAACGTGCCCACCTCCCCCTCCCCGAGGAGTCCATGCTCGTCGGGCTCGACCTCGGGGGCCGCCCCGTCGCCTTCGCCCAGGGGAGCGGGCCGGACAGCTACGGTTACATCACCCAGGTGCTCCCGGTCGGGGACAACCTGATCCTGAGTTCGCTCCATGGGGACACCCTCGCCCGCGTGCCCATCTCCCAGGTGCGCTCATGACGGACCCGGACCTGAGCGCCGCCCGCGAACGGCTCCGGCTCGCGGCAGAGACGAGCGGCTTCACGCGCTTTATGGGCACCCGCCTGAAGCGGCTGGAGGCCGGGCTCGCGGAGATCGAACTCGACCTGCGGCCCGACCTGACCCAGCACCACGGCGCCGCGCACGGGGCGGTGGTCGGTTACCTGGCCGACACGGTGAGTGCCTGGGCCGCCTCCACCCTCGCCGGGGACGTGGTGACCTCCGAGTACAAGCTGAACCTGCTCGCCCCCGCGAGGGGTGAGGTGCTGTGGGCCCGCGGGGAGGTGCTGCGGGCGGGGCGCCGCCAGGTGGTCGTCCGCGCCGAGGTGTACGCCCGCAGCGGGGGAGAGGACACCCTCGTTGCGGCGGCCCTGGCGAGCATCACACCCGTGGGCGGGCGGCCGTCCAGGGAGACCGGGACATGAGGCCGGGCACCGTGTACACCCTGGAGCGGGACGGGGAGACCCTGGGCCGCCTCACCGTCACGGACAGCGAGATGTTCGCCGTCCACTGCGATTTCGAGCCGACGCCCGAGTTTGAGCCCTACCGCGCCCTGTTCGACGAGGACGCCGCGCTCGCCGAGCGGGTGGCCGACGACGACAGCCCGGCGCTGATGGAACAGGCCGAGGCTGTGCTGGACCGCCTGCTGGCCCTCGGGCTGGTGCTGCGCCGTGTGGGCGGCGGCGTGTACCGGGACGCCCTGATCAGCATCGAGGGCGACCGCGCGGGCTTTCGCCCCCTGACTCCGCCCCTTGATGGCGAGGAGGAACCTCTATGACCCTATTCGACACGTCCCCCCGCACCACCGATCTGCGCGCCCGCCTGGCCGCCTTTATGGACGAGTACATCTACCCCAACGAGGCCGAGTTCCACCGCCAGGTGAACGAGGGCAACCGCTGGGAGCATGTGCAGCTCATCGAGGACCTCAAGCCCAGGGCGCGCGAGCAGGGGCTGTGGAACCTCTTCCTGCCGCCCGCCAGCGATCCGAATGGCAAGTTCGGGCCGGGCCTGACCAACCTGGAGTACGCCCCGCTGTGCGAGGTCATGGGCCGGGTGTGGTGGGCGCCTGAGGTCTTCAACTGCAACGCGCCCGACACGGGCAATATGGAGGTGCTCGCCCGCTACGGCACCCCCGAGCAGCAGGAACAGTGGCTCATTCCCCTCCTCAACGGCGAGATCCGCTCCGCCTTCTCCATGACCGAGCCGGAGGTGGCGAGCAGCGACGCCACGAATATCCAGGCGAGCATTGCGCGCGACGGCGACGAGTACGTCATCAACGCCCGCAAGTGGTGGACGAGCGGGGCGGGCGATCCCCGCTGCGCGGTCAGCATCTTCATGGGCAAGACGGACCCGCAGGCGGAGCGGCACCTCCAGCAGTCCATGATCCTGGTCCCCATGAACGCGCCGGGCGTGACCATCGAGCGGATGCTCACGGTCTTCGGTTACGACGACGCCCCGCACGGCCACGCCGAAATGACCTTCGAGAACGTGCGGGTGCCCGCCGGGAGCATCCTGCTCGGCGAGGGCCGGGGCTTCGAGATCGCTCAGGGAAGGTTGGGGCCGGGCCGCATCCACCACTGCATGCGCCTGATCGGGCAGGCGGAGCGGGCGCTGGAGCTGATGATTGAGCGGGCTGCCAGCCGGGTCGCCTTCGGCAAACCGCTCGCCGCGCATCAGCACGTGCGGGAGGCCATCGCGCACAGCCGCATGGAGATCGACCAGGCCCGGCTGCTGACCCTCCAGGCCGCGCACATGATGGACACGGTGGGCAACAAGGCGGCACGCGGGCAGATCGCGGCGATCAAGGTGGTGGCCCCGAACGTCGCCCTGCGGGTGATTGACCGCGCCATCCAGGTGTTCGGCGGCGCGGGGGTCAGCCAGGACACGCCGCTCGCCAACATGTACGCGCAGGCCCGCACCCTGCGCCTCGCCGACGGCCCCGACATCGTCCACACCGAGACGGTGGCGAAGGAGGAGTTGCGGCGGCAGGGGGTGGACCTCGGGCGGCGGTGATACGCTGCTGGTAAGGAGGCGGGTAAGGAATGGCGACGAAGCTGACGGAGGAAGAGGTCTACTACGCCACTGTAACGAGCAAGGGCCAGATCACCCTGCCCAAGGATTTGCGCGAGGCTCTGCACCTGAAGGCCGGGAGCCAGGTGAAGTTCGTGAAGAGGGGGGAGGACGTGACCGTTACGCCCGCAGCGCGTCGTCGCCGCAGCCTGCGCGAGGCGCTGGGGACGCTCACTCTGCCGGACGGCATGACCGTGGACGAGTACATCAGCGACATGCGGCATGACCCGGGCGACCGGGAGATTCTGCAAAGTGGACCGGGCGTCAGGAAAATCACCTACGTTGAGGACCTGTTGTGGGAGCGCGGGGAAGAGTGAGCCTGCCGCCGCTCCTTTGCCTCGACACCAATGTGCTCCTGACGGTACTCGTTGGGGAGCCGAAAGCTGAGGCTGTTCTGGACTTCCTGAGCGGGGCTCGTGGACTCCTGGTGTGTGGACCCGTCGCAGCGGAGCTGACGCCTTCCCAACCCGACGCGGAGGGCTGGTTACGCGAGTACGGCATTGAGGTGGACTGGGTCCTTGGCCGCGCCGTCTGGAAGCGAGTTGGAGAGGCACACGCGGAATACGTCACCCGCCGCCGCGCTTCCGGCGGTGGGCTTTCCCGCCGCATCCTGACCGACTACCTCATAGGCGCCCACGCGGAGGTCGGCGGCCTGCCCCTCTTCACCCTGAACCCGGCGGATTACACCTCTTTTCCCAAGTTGGAAGTGCTGACGTTCAAGTAAGGAGCCCAGAGATGGAATTCCAGAACAAAATCATCGTCGTCACCGGCGCCGCTTCCGGCATCGGCCTCGCGCTCGCCACGCGCTTCGCCCGGGAGGGTGGGGCCGTGATCGCCTCCGACCGCAACGCGGGGGTGGGGGAGCAGAAGGCTGCCGAGATCGGGGCGCGGTTCTTCGCGGCGGATGTCTCGCGGGAGGAGGGTGTTTCTGCCCTGATCGCGGACGTGCTGGGGCAGGAGGGCCGCATCGACCTCTTCTGCTCGAATGCCGGAATCGCCATCGGCGCGGGGCCGGAGACGCCCGATAAGGACTGGGACCTCATCCACCGGATCAACGTGATGAGCCACGTCTGGGCCGCCCGGCACCTCCTCCCACATTACCTGGAACGCGGCGAGGGATACTTCCTGAACACAGCCTCGGCGGCGGGGCTGCTGACAGAATTGCATTCCGCCCCCTACGCCGTCACGAAGCACGGGGCGCTCGCCTTCGCCGAATGGCTGGCGATCACCTACGCGGACCGGGGCATCAAGGTCAGTTGCCTCTGCCCCGAGGGCGTCTGGACGCCCATGATCCAGAACGCGCCCATCCTCCAGCAGACGGCGATCACGACCGATGAACTCGTGGAAAAGACGCTCGAGGTGCTGCGGCGCGACGGTTTTCTCATCACCACGCACCCCACCACCCTCCAGGCCTTCCAGAACAAGGCGAACGACTACGACGGCTGGATCGGCAAGATGCGGCGGCTGCGTGAAAAGGCGATGGCACTTCTGGCGGGCGGGCAGGCGTTCGGGGGGGACGCGCCGCGCACGGAGGGCCACCCGTGACCCGTCCAGACACCGCCCCCGTCCGCCCGGGCGAGGAACTGCCGCTGGACGCCCTGCGGGAGGCGCTGCGCGGCAAGGTGGAGGGCGACGTGGACCGCCTGGCCGTCGAGCAGTTTCCGGGCGGCTTCTCCAACCTGACCTACCTCGTGCGGCTGGGAGATCAGGAGTACGTCCTGCGGCGCGCGCCCCTCGGCCCGGTGGCGGCGAAGGCGCACGACATGCCGCGCGAATACCGGCTGCTGGAGCGGGTGCATCCGGTGCTGCCCGTCGCGCCCCGGCCCGTGCTGCTCGTGGAGGACGCGGACGTGATCGGCGCCCCCTTTTACCTGATGGAGCGGCGGCGGGGCACGGTCGTGCGGACGAAACTCCCGCCCGAGTACGCGGCTCTTCCCGATGCTCCCCGGCAACTGTCGGAGGCGCTGGTGGACACGCTGGCGGACCTGCACGCGGTCGATATCGACGCGGCGGGATTACGTGACCTGGGCAAGCCCGAGGGCTTCAACACCCGGCAGGTCGAGGGCTGGGCCTCCCGCTGGCGCCGCGCCCGCACGGACGACCTGCCCCCGCCCGAGGAACTTCACGACGAGGACGTGATCGCCTGGCTGCTGGCGCACACGCCCGCCGAGTCCGCGCACACCCTCGTCCACAACGACTTCAAGCTCGACAACCTGATGCTCGACCCGGGGGACCCCTCCCGCGTGGTGGCCCTGCTCGACTGGGAGATGACCACGGTGGGCGACCCGCTGGTGGACCTGGGGCTGACCCTGACGTACTGGACGATGCCCGAGCAGCCGGGCCGGGAGGCGAACCACGTGGGGGCGAACGCGCCGGGTTACCTCAGCCGGGGGGAATTCCTGGCGCGGTATGCCCAACGTTCCGGGCGCGACGTGGGGGGCGTGGCGTGGTACGAGGTGCTGGGTCACTTCAAGCTCGCCGTGATCGTCATTCAGATTTACGCCCGCTACCGCGCCGGGCAGACGAGCGACCCCCGCTTCGCGCCGCTGGGGGGGCAGGCGCAGTGGCTGATCGGCGAGGCGTGGCGCCGGATCGGGGAGGTGGAGGGCGGGGGAACGGGGGAGCCGGAGGTTGCCCCCCAAATAGGGTGAGGTAAGGGCGACCTCCCTGCTCGGTGCCTCCTGCGGGGGCAGAGCCGGACCAGGGAGGGGCTACCAGACCCTTACGGTGGGGAACAGGTCCAGCAGGGGGTCCTTGCTCAGGATCGGCACGCCCTCGAACGTGGCCTGGGCCGCCAGAACACGGTCAAAGGGGTCCCGGTGCGTCACGTTCCACTGGCCGGCCAGGCGGGCATGGGCGTGCCCGATGGGCAATTCCCCCGCGCGGAGCCGCGTGGTTAACTGGCGGTAGTGGGCCTCGTCCAGAAACGGCGCGACCTCGGGCCACTTGCCCAGGTGATGCTTGATGCTCATCTCCCAGATGCTCGCGGCGCTGATCAGGACGGTGTTCCCCGGATCGCGCAGGAGGGCACGGACGTGCTCACTGAGCAGTTCCGGGGCGCCCACCGCCCAGGCGAACGTGTGGGTGTCGAGGAGGTAGCGGGCCTTCACAGGCCGGCGTCCCCCTCGAAGTCGCGCAGGAGGTCGTCCTCCGAGGGGGCGGCGAGGTCATGCTGGAAGGCGATGAGGTAGAAGCCGAGCGGGCGCTCCTCCGGCAATCCAAGCGGGACGAGCTTGGCGACGGGCTTGCCGTAGCGGGCGATGAGGATCTCCTCACCCTGCTCGACATCGTCCAGAAGGCTGGAGAGGTGGGTTTTGGCCTCGTGAACGTTGAGGGTCTTCACCCTGTTAGTCTACATTTGTTGGTTCTCTTTCGGGGGAAGGGTGACGTCCGCCCGGTGAGGGGATGGGGTGGCCCGGTCCTTCTGAAGGCGACGTTGAGCAAGACTGCGGTTCTCGGGCTGCTCCTCCCGCCCGATCTTCCTACCGCCTCACCTCGTCGTCACGGCTCTCGGCGGCGAGGTGCGTCTCGATCAGGAACTCGGCGGGCATGGAGCGGGGGTAGCCACCGTTGATGGCCCGCAGCCGGGCGGGGTTCATCTTGGGGCGGCGGTCGGCGTGCAGCAGGCCGTTGCTCTCCTGCTCGGTGTCGGTGAGCTGGGTGTAGCAGAATCCCGCGATGCCCTCGCAGTCCAGCACGGCGCCCACCAGTTCGGCGTACTTGGTCAGGAAGGCCTCCTCGTCCTGAACGGTGCCGTACCCCCACCAGCGTTCGCCCTGCGAGGGCGCGAAGCTGATGCCGCCGAACTCGGTGAGCATGACGGGCTCCCCGGCCCGCACCCGGGACGCGGGCAGCAGCGGGTAGTGGCCGGGCTGGACCGAGGTGAGGGTGCGCTCGACCGCCTCGCGGGTGCCGTAGCGTTCCAGCAAGGTCTTGCCCTCCGGCGTGTAGTCGTGGATGCCCAGGATGTCCCCCGCCACAAGCTGCCAGCCGTCGTTGCCGATGGCGGGCCGCGAGGGGTCTAGGGCTTTCGTGAGATGGTACATGGCCCGCACAAAGTCGCGCTGCGCGGGGTCGCGCTCCAGGTTGGGCACGCCCCACGACTCGTTGAGCGGCACCCAGGTCACGATACAGGGGTGGTTGTGGTCGCGGCGCAGCACCTCCAGCCACTCGCGCGTCAGGCGTTCCTGAGATTCCGGCGTGAAGGTGTAGGCATTGGCCGCCTCGCCCCAGACGAGCAGGCCGAGCCGGTCGCACCAGTACAGGAAGCGGGGGTCCTCGACCTTCTGGTGGATGCGGACCCCGTTGAAGCCGAGTTCCTTGACGAGTTCGACCTCGCGCCGGATGGCCTCCTCAGAAGGCGCGGCGAGGTGGCTTTCCGGCCAGTAGTTCTGCGCGAGCACAAGTTTGGGGTAGAAGGGCGAGTGGTTGAGCAGGAAGTGGCCGTCGCGGATCAGGGCGCTGCGCAGCCCGGTGTACGAGCGCACGTCGTCCAGGACCTCCTCGCCGCGCAGGAGGGTGACCTCCACGTCCACCAGGTTGGGATGGCGCGGCGACCAGAGAATTTCCCGGTGGTCGCGCACCAGCCGCCCCTGGTCGAGGGCGATGTCCCGGCTCAGCTCCGCCCCGTTCAACTCGTAGAGGTCCGAGGCCAGCCGCTCGCCCCGCAGGAAGAGGCGGACCCGCAGCCGCAACTCCCCCCGCGGCGCCTCGTTGAGCGTGACCTGCACGTGCAGCGCCGAGCGGTCGAGGTCGGGGGTCAGCCGCAGCGACCGGATGTACGTCCCCGGCACCCGCTCCAGCCACACCGGCTGCCAGATGCCCGTCGTGCGGTGGTACCAGATCGCGTGCGGCCCGGGCTTCCAGCCCTGCTTGCCGCGCGGCTGGGCGAGGTCGCGGGGGTCGTCCTCGGCGCGGACGGTGACGACCTGCTCCTCATCCTCCGTCAGGACCGACGTGAGGTCGGCGGTGAAGGGAGCGTGCCCGCCCTCGTGCCGCGCGACGAGTTGCCCATTCACCCAGACCTGCGCGCGGTAGTCCACCGCCCCGAAATGCAGCAACAACCTTCCGGCGCGGTCCTCCGGCGTGACCGTGAAGGTGCGGCGATACCAGACAACGGGGTGATAGGCGGGGTCGTCAATCCCACTCGCCGCCGACTCGGGCGGAAAGGGCACGGTGATCTCGCGGCCAAAGGGCTCTTTGCGGGAGAACCAGCGTTCCTTCACGCCGCGGTTCTCGTCGTCGTACGCGAACTGCCAGGTGCCGCACAGGTCGGTCCAGGACGCGCGGGTGAGCTGCGGGCGGGGGTGCAGGGGTTCGGTCATAGGCCAGGTCCACTCTAAACCGGTGGTGGGACCGGGATTACGCCTGGCCGGACGCC
The Deinococcus aerius DNA segment above includes these coding regions:
- a CDS encoding SDR family oxidoreductase, producing MALKELFDLTGKVALITGGSRGLGLQIAEGLGEYGATVVLTARKQDELDEARAHLTGMGITAHVYQNDLSQFETIEPLVERIVGEVGPIHILVNNAGATWGAPAEEHPFEAWLKVINLNVNGLFLLTQAVGRRCMIPARAGRIVNVASVAGLKGNSPRMMGTVAYNTSKGAVVNLTRALASEWAKYGVTVNSICPGYFPTKMTKGTIAYGEETIIGATPLGRLGGPEDLKGLALLLASDASAYMTGQNIAVDGGVTAI
- a CDS encoding MaoC family dehydratase yields the protein MHLEDLRARVGQEIALSEWVTVSQEMVSGFADATGDHQFIHVDPERAAQTPFGGPIAHGFLTLSLLAGHLMTAGGAPRLEGARMVVNYGLNRVRFIAPVPVGSRLRNRAVLLNVEDGAGYAQLTVGNTIEIEGAPKPAATAETVMRVYL
- a CDS encoding nuclear transport factor 2 family protein; the encoded protein is MTGTEEPERLILDFAAAAVAGHAAEFFGRVAHPLYVFVGADGRREGRQPHLEGWRALEEVRRYTSVTPTALTISEVGGSAVATFYERVQGEHAGRPFDRTFLWSAHFVRDGGRWQLLAEHATLVPQGENP
- a CDS encoding PaaI family thioesterase, whose amino-acid sequence is MTRTRSEAQAVAFAQRVLDSQPFSVLVGARVEEMSPTGVVVRVPFRRDLTQHHGFAHGGVQAALADIALTFMGAAALGPSVLTSEFKINFLKPAVGEALVARGSVISAGKRQAVTRCDLFAVQEGGEKLVATALGTIVTADVPPAGGAS
- a CDS encoding SMP-30/gluconolactonase/LRE family protein; translation: MRLRTLLGLTLGAGVGWLLLAPTRVRPVAWEGPGLVPSRTGGPYADNGRLNAAELFAPVPGKTAPESVAVDAQGRLYSGFEGGAIVRFQPDGTAPEVFADTGGRPLGLRFHPDGSLLIADALRGLLRVGPEGGEVRVLTTSAEGVPFRFTDDLDVDRAGRFVYFTDASSEYGWPHELLDLLEHGGHGRVLRHDLGTGETTVLARGLNFPNGVTLGPDEAYLLVTETGTARVHRLWLNKDRVDSPESTERSEKRQRRGGGGGRTSGAFPEVREPEPSRREGERAGTLEVFADNLPGYPDNVRYDGAGTFWVALPSRRSPLLDATAQRPWLRRVVARIAERAHLPLPEESMLVGLDLGGRPVAFAQGSGPDSYGYITQVLPVGDNLILSSLHGDTLARVPISQVRS
- a CDS encoding PaaI family thioesterase yields the protein MTDPDLSAARERLRLAAETSGFTRFMGTRLKRLEAGLAEIELDLRPDLTQHHGAAHGAVVGYLADTVSAWAASTLAGDVVTSEYKLNLLAPARGEVLWARGEVLRAGRRQVVVRAEVYARSGGEDTLVAAALASITPVGGRPSRETGT
- a CDS encoding acyl-CoA dehydrogenase family protein, which gives rise to MTLFDTSPRTTDLRARLAAFMDEYIYPNEAEFHRQVNEGNRWEHVQLIEDLKPRAREQGLWNLFLPPASDPNGKFGPGLTNLEYAPLCEVMGRVWWAPEVFNCNAPDTGNMEVLARYGTPEQQEQWLIPLLNGEIRSAFSMTEPEVASSDATNIQASIARDGDEYVINARKWWTSGAGDPRCAVSIFMGKTDPQAERHLQQSMILVPMNAPGVTIERMLTVFGYDDAPHGHAEMTFENVRVPAGSILLGEGRGFEIAQGRLGPGRIHHCMRLIGQAERALELMIERAASRVAFGKPLAAHQHVREAIAHSRMEIDQARLLTLQAAHMMDTVGNKAARGQIAAIKVVAPNVALRVIDRAIQVFGGAGVSQDTPLANMYAQARTLRLADGPDIVHTETVAKEELRRQGVDLGRR
- a CDS encoding AbrB/MazE/SpoVT family DNA-binding domain-containing protein codes for the protein MATKLTEEEVYYATVTSKGQITLPKDLREALHLKAGSQVKFVKRGEDVTVTPAARRRRSLREALGTLTLPDGMTVDEYISDMRHDPGDREILQSGPGVRKITYVEDLLWERGEE
- a CDS encoding type II toxin-antitoxin system VapC family toxin, whose product is MSLPPLLCLDTNVLLTVLVGEPKAEAVLDFLSGARGLLVCGPVAAELTPSQPDAEGWLREYGIEVDWVLGRAVWKRVGEAHAEYVTRRRASGGGLSRRILTDYLIGAHAEVGGLPLFTLNPADYTSFPKLEVLTFK
- a CDS encoding SDR family NAD(P)-dependent oxidoreductase, encoding MEFQNKIIVVTGAASGIGLALATRFAREGGAVIASDRNAGVGEQKAAEIGARFFAADVSREEGVSALIADVLGQEGRIDLFCSNAGIAIGAGPETPDKDWDLIHRINVMSHVWAARHLLPHYLERGEGYFLNTASAAGLLTELHSAPYAVTKHGALAFAEWLAITYADRGIKVSCLCPEGVWTPMIQNAPILQQTAITTDELVEKTLEVLRRDGFLITTHPTTLQAFQNKANDYDGWIGKMRRLREKAMALLAGGQAFGGDAPRTEGHP
- a CDS encoding phosphotransferase family protein, with translation MTRPDTAPVRPGEELPLDALREALRGKVEGDVDRLAVEQFPGGFSNLTYLVRLGDQEYVLRRAPLGPVAAKAHDMPREYRLLERVHPVLPVAPRPVLLVEDADVIGAPFYLMERRRGTVVRTKLPPEYAALPDAPRQLSEALVDTLADLHAVDIDAAGLRDLGKPEGFNTRQVEGWASRWRRARTDDLPPPEELHDEDVIAWLLAHTPAESAHTLVHNDFKLDNLMLDPGDPSRVVALLDWEMTTVGDPLVDLGLTLTYWTMPEQPGREANHVGANAPGYLSRGEFLARYAQRSGRDVGGVAWYEVLGHFKLAVIVIQIYARYRAGQTSDPRFAPLGGQAQWLIGEAWRRIGEVEGGGTGEPEVAPQIG
- a CDS encoding type II toxin-antitoxin system VapC family toxin produces the protein MKARYLLDTHTFAWAVGAPELLSEHVRALLRDPGNTVLISAASIWEMSIKHHLGKWPEVAPFLDEAHYRQLTTRLRAGELPIGHAHARLAGQWNVTHRDPFDRVLAAQATFEGVPILSKDPLLDLFPTVRVW
- a CDS encoding type II toxin-antitoxin system Phd/YefM family antitoxin; the encoded protein is MKTLNVHEAKTHLSSLLDDVEQGEEILIARYGKPVAKLVPLGLPEERPLGFYLIAFQHDLAAPSEDDLLRDFEGDAGL
- a CDS encoding glycoside hydrolase family 2 protein, producing MTEPLHPRPQLTRASWTDLCGTWQFAYDDENRGVKERWFSRKEPFGREITVPFPPESAASGIDDPAYHPVVWYRRTFTVTPEDRAGRLLLHFGAVDYRAQVWVNGQLVARHEGGHAPFTADLTSVLTEDEEQVVTVRAEDDPRDLAQPRGKQGWKPGPHAIWYHRTTGIWQPVWLERVPGTYIRSLRLTPDLDRSALHVQVTLNEAPRGELRLRVRLFLRGERLASDLYELNGAELSRDIALDQGRLVRDHREILWSPRHPNLVDVEVTLLRGEEVLDDVRSYTGLRSALIRDGHFLLNHSPFYPKLVLAQNYWPESHLAAPSEEAIRREVELVKELGFNGVRIHQKVEDPRFLYWCDRLGLLVWGEAANAYTFTPESQERLTREWLEVLRRDHNHPCIVTWVPLNESWGVPNLERDPAQRDFVRAMYHLTKALDPSRPAIGNDGWQLVAGDILGIHDYTPEGKTLLERYGTREAVERTLTSVQPGHYPLLPASRVRAGEPVMLTEFGGISFAPSQGERWWGYGTVQDEEAFLTKYAELVGAVLDCEGIAGFCYTQLTDTEQESNGLLHADRRPKMNPARLRAINGGYPRSMPAEFLIETHLAAESRDDEVRR